Proteins from one Cognatishimia sp. WU-CL00825 genomic window:
- a CDS encoding DUF3179 domain-containing (seleno)protein codes for MATFNPKLFPVWLVAVLALGLIAAAPLHAQTKNPLPSYVTDQFGTPPMVPTGRLSNPLRSAVKVAFEDSMQQASWGPDQSAALREIIAAKDPRLVWLISDLLRFTAGSQLTAVLLDAASQLLEKDLPHRNEWGVVTDHLIAWDIPEPPNYLKSKRAIFTSIVPGWEKIFVKGDIDWRHVSWGGVQIDDRAFGTTDAPCNCIPAADNPEVSSASEATWLADDAIVFGIEVNGAYRAYPRRIMEVREMVNDTLGGRDLGIPYCTLCGAAQAYFTDQLPKGVKRPVLRTSGLLIRSNKVMYDVETYSVFDTFKGKAVTGPLARKGLQLQQATVITTQWGDWKRAHPETTVLIEALALGRDFDFRNGRDAGGPIFPVGDVDPRLPVHEDIIGIVTASGTPIAFQRSKALIALKRGQEVIFENLHLELDAGGIKIVDQNGADQGSHQAFWFAWSQFHPQTALWAG; via the coding sequence ATGGCGACATTTAACCCCAAACTCTTTCCTGTCTGGCTGGTTGCGGTTTTGGCACTTGGCTTGATAGCCGCCGCGCCTTTGCACGCCCAAACCAAAAATCCGCTGCCCAGCTATGTGACCGATCAATTTGGCACGCCGCCGATGGTGCCAACCGGCAGGCTTTCCAACCCGCTTAGATCTGCGGTGAAAGTGGCTTTTGAGGACAGCATGCAACAGGCCAGTTGGGGGCCTGACCAAAGTGCTGCGCTACGCGAAATCATTGCGGCAAAAGACCCGCGTCTGGTGTGGCTGATCAGTGACCTTTTGCGCTTTACCGCCGGGTCACAATTGACGGCGGTTTTGCTTGATGCGGCGTCACAATTGCTGGAAAAAGACCTGCCACATCGCAATGAATGGGGGGTGGTGACCGATCATTTGATCGCTTGGGACATTCCTGAACCGCCCAATTACCTAAAAAGCAAGCGCGCAATATTCACCAGTATTGTGCCCGGATGGGAAAAGATCTTTGTCAAAGGCGACATCGACTGGCGGCATGTATCCTGGGGCGGCGTGCAGATTGATGACCGGGCCTTTGGCACCACCGACGCGCCCTGTAACTGCATTCCAGCAGCAGATAACCCCGAAGTCAGCAGCGCGTCCGAGGCCACTTGGCTGGCAGATGATGCCATTGTCTTTGGCATCGAAGTCAACGGCGCTTACCGCGCCTATCCCCGCCGCATCATGGAAGTGCGCGAAATGGTCAATGACACCCTGGGTGGGCGCGATCTTGGCATTCCATACTGCACGCTGTGCGGTGCGGCGCAGGCCTATTTCACCGATCAATTGCCCAAGGGCGTCAAACGCCCGGTGCTGCGCACCTCGGGTCTGCTGATCCGCTCCAACAAGGTGATGTATGATGTGGAAACCTATTCCGTGTTTGATACATTCAAAGGCAAGGCTGTCACCGGGCCATTGGCTCGCAAAGGTCTGCAACTGCAACAGGCCACCGTCATCACCACCCAATGGGGCGACTGGAAGCGCGCACATCCCGAAACAACAGTTCTAATCGAAGCCTTGGCTCTGGGCCGGGACTTTGATTTTCGCAATGGGCGCGATGCAGGCGGGCCAATTTTTCCGGTTGGTGATGTCGATCCGCGCCTGCCGGTTCATGAGGACATCATCGGCATCGTAACTGCATCGGGCACGCCGATTGCTTTTCAGCGCAGCAAAGCCCTGATCGCTCTGAAACGCGGCCAAGAGGTAATCTTTGAAAACCTACACCTCGAACTAGACGCCG
- a CDS encoding DUF898 family protein has product MEIFAHETTFLLSPLPLPATFVSELGNQHRRGHVLQVKSPWETAKVSDPGTSTATVVDTNPYDDTSTHFVGRRWRLFWMSFRLGILTVLTLGFYRFWMKTRLRRWYWSAWRPLGHPLEYVGDPWEKLLGFLIAVVILAFYVGIVNLLLMFASFALFNGNVAAYVLSFIGVIPLWFYARYRARRYVLARSRWRGVRFGLAPGAWGFAARAMWHWFLTLITLGLLWPRKAFYLEKYITDRTYYGAEVMQQGGKWIVLFRPWLAVWLPILIGAAFVTWLRWTSLYIDVAQLYLMIAFLIFWFIWAVLNYRVKSLAYLTSQKQIAGATLYMAPRRWKVAGIYFWGYLLACVSVTLLLIPMGLILFALVANFGEEFFEVAQSLESLPKAGLIAINIALYFLVFLTWTTFVHAFVRFPLLRHYAQSFALRSPEGLKQVRQRGRDEFSEAEGFAEALDVGAAI; this is encoded by the coding sequence ATGGAAATTTTCGCGCATGAGACCACATTTCTATTGAGCCCATTGCCACTGCCTGCCACTTTCGTGTCAGAGCTGGGGAACCAGCATCGCAGGGGGCATGTTTTGCAAGTCAAATCTCCATGGGAAACCGCAAAGGTCTCTGACCCGGGAACATCAACCGCCACGGTGGTAGACACAAATCCATATGACGACACGTCGACGCATTTTGTCGGTCGCCGCTGGCGCTTGTTCTGGATGTCGTTTCGGCTGGGCATCTTAACGGTTCTGACGCTGGGCTTTTATCGGTTCTGGATGAAAACCCGCTTGCGCCGCTGGTATTGGTCGGCCTGGCGACCTTTGGGGCATCCGCTGGAATATGTCGGAGACCCTTGGGAGAAACTGCTGGGATTTTTGATCGCCGTGGTCATTCTGGCGTTTTACGTCGGCATCGTGAACCTGCTTTTGATGTTTGCCAGCTTTGCGCTGTTTAACGGCAATGTGGCGGCCTATGTGCTTAGCTTTATCGGTGTCATTCCCCTGTGGTTCTATGCCCGCTACCGCGCCCGGCGTTATGTGCTGGCCCGAAGCCGTTGGCGTGGCGTGCGCTTTGGTCTGGCCCCCGGCGCATGGGGGTTTGCGGCCCGTGCCATGTGGCATTGGTTTCTGACGCTGATCACGCTTGGCCTGTTGTGGCCGCGCAAGGCGTTTTACCTGGAAAAATACATCACTGACCGCACCTATTATGGGGCAGAGGTGATGCAGCAAGGTGGGAAATGGATCGTTTTGTTCAGGCCTTGGCTGGCCGTCTGGTTGCCAATACTTATTGGTGCGGCTTTCGTTACATGGTTACGCTGGACGTCTTTGTACATAGATGTTGCTCAACTCTACTTGATGATTGCTTTTCTTATCTTTTGGTTCATTTGGGCGGTGCTGAATTACCGCGTGAAAAGCCTTGCCTACCTAACGTCGCAAAAACAAATCGCTGGCGCGACGCTGTATATGGCCCCTAGACGTTGGAAGGTCGCAGGCATTTATTTTTGGGGTTATCTACTGGCCTGTGTTTCTGTGACTTTGCTGTTGATCCCAATGGGCCTCATTCTGTTCGCTCTTGTTGCCAATTTTGGCGAAGAGTTTTTCGAAGTGGCCCAATCGCTAGAGTCCCTGCCAAAGGCAGGGCTGATTGCCATCAACATCGCACTATATTTTCTTGTATTTCTGACCTGGACAACCTTTGTGCACGCCTTCGTTCGCTTTCCTTTGTTGCGCCATTATGCGCAAAGCTTTGCATTGCGTTCGCCCGAGGGGTTGAAACAGGTGCGCCAACGCGGCCGAGACGAATTTAGCGAGGCCGAAGGCTTTGCAGAGGCGCTGGATGTGGGGGCGGCAATATGA
- a CDS encoding M48 family metallopeptidase, producing the protein MSETMTIRVGERPAALGALGTYFDGETSAAQPARLRIEESQAALVIEVGGRVILWPLKNIRRVPDQALGDNLVLALAGDPVARLVTDEHRIAQRCPNLRRRNSHVKRSKILTWSVGALASVALIILVLVPKMADQLAEYIPPDGERALGETTLSQIRTALSDNDLVPIRGCANVDGFSALVKLQERLQKQSNITSQITVHVLDHKMINAFALPGGHIVFFKGLIEAAETPEELAAVFAHEMGHVVSRDPTRHALRSAGSIGVLGLLFGDFAGGALVLFLTERLIDAQYSQRAEIDADVFGMDMLENAEVDPGALGAMFQRLLDKHGEADGTLAHFITHPKLSERIAASQTRQAEVDQTDFVAQPLLSDDDWAALKNICSR; encoded by the coding sequence ATGAGCGAGACCATGACAATCCGCGTGGGCGAACGCCCGGCTGCTTTGGGGGCTTTGGGCACCTATTTTGATGGTGAAACATCAGCGGCCCAACCGGCGCGGTTGCGCATCGAAGAAAGCCAAGCCGCACTGGTGATTGAAGTGGGGGGGCGGGTTATCCTGTGGCCGCTAAAAAACATCCGCCGGGTGCCCGATCAGGCTTTGGGCGATAATCTGGTGCTGGCCTTGGCTGGCGATCCCGTGGCCCGGCTTGTCACAGATGAACATCGAATTGCGCAACGTTGCCCCAATTTAAGACGCCGAAATTCCCATGTGAAACGCAGCAAAATTCTGACGTGGTCTGTTGGTGCTTTGGCCTCGGTTGCACTGATTATTCTGGTGCTGGTGCCCAAGATGGCGGATCAACTGGCGGAATATATCCCGCCCGATGGCGAACGTGCATTGGGCGAGACCACCTTGAGCCAAATTCGCACCGCCCTCAGCGACAACGATCTCGTCCCCATTCGGGGCTGCGCCAACGTTGATGGCTTTTCTGCCTTGGTCAAGTTGCAAGAGCGGTTGCAAAAACAGTCAAACATCACGAGCCAGATTACCGTACATGTGTTGGATCATAAAATGATCAACGCTTTCGCCCTGCCCGGCGGCCATATCGTGTTTTTCAAAGGTCTGATTGAGGCCGCTGAAACCCCCGAAGAACTGGCCGCTGTCTTTGCCCATGAAATGGGCCATGTGGTCAGCCGCGATCCAACCCGTCATGCCCTGCGCTCGGCAGGCTCAATCGGCGTGTTGGGCTTGTTGTTTGGCGATTTCGCGGGGGGGGCCTTGGTGCTGTTTTTAACCGAGCGTCTGATTGACGCCCAATACAGTCAAAGAGCCGAAATTGATGCGGATGTCTTTGGCATGGATATGTTGGAAAACGCCGAAGTTGATCCGGGCGCACTGGGGGCGATGTTTCAGCGCTTGCTGGACAAACACGGCGAGGCGGATGGCACCTTGGCGCATTTCATCACCCACCCCAAACTAAGCGAGCGCATTGCGGCCTCGCAGACGCGGCAGGCCGAAGTTGATCAGACCGACTTTGTCGCGCAACCGTTGCTGAGTGACGACGACTGGGCTGCCCTGAAAAACATCTGCTCTAGATAG
- a CDS encoding cytochrome P450, with the protein MSQSQKLPAHVALHKVPLGLFASLKAARNNLLDILPYIAVKQPMVSGKTGLRWHMVMEPGAIRQMLLENLDNYPKSDATKNLLRPAIGESMFVAEGAEWRWQRRAAAPVFSHRNVMALAPVMTAAVEDCCARITEAGPQAVNLMDEMVRTTFDVIADVTFSGEGSMDAQSVHQAIDGYIAEAGKISLLDMIGAPDWIPRPGRLMSGSAVKDMRKVANEAIEARRARGPRDIPDLLDLLLEGVDPETKRRMKTSELRDNLLTFIVAGHETTALTLSWALYLCAFDPKVQAKARAEAQGVLQGRGASGEDVANLPYVRSIIDEALRLYPPAGIVSRTALAADTLCGREIKPGDTVMIPIYALHRNELLWDDPDAFKPERFADRKTIDRYAYLPFGDGPRICIGASFAIQEAVIILATLLSRFEFTPVQGREPEPVMILTVRPEGGVWLNAKPI; encoded by the coding sequence ATGTCCCAAAGCCAGAAATTGCCCGCCCATGTGGCGTTGCACAAAGTGCCGCTTGGGCTGTTTGCAAGCTTGAAAGCGGCGCGCAACAACCTGCTGGATATTCTACCTTATATCGCGGTGAAACAGCCGATGGTCTCGGGTAAAACAGGCCTGCGCTGGCATATGGTGATGGAGCCGGGGGCAATCCGGCAGATGCTGCTAGAGAACCTGGACAATTACCCGAAATCTGACGCGACAAAGAACCTGCTGCGCCCGGCGATTGGCGAAAGCATGTTTGTGGCCGAAGGGGCAGAATGGCGCTGGCAAAGGCGGGCAGCAGCGCCGGTGTTTTCCCACCGCAACGTGATGGCACTGGCCCCGGTGATGACCGCCGCGGTCGAGGATTGCTGTGCGCGGATCACAGAGGCAGGGCCGCAGGCGGTGAACCTGATGGACGAAATGGTGCGCACCACCTTTGATGTGATTGCCGATGTGACCTTTTCGGGCGAAGGATCAATGGATGCCCAAAGCGTGCACCAAGCCATTGATGGCTATATCGCCGAGGCGGGCAAAATATCGCTATTGGATATGATTGGGGCCCCTGATTGGATCCCACGTCCGGGGCGCTTGATGTCGGGATCAGCGGTTAAAGATATGCGCAAAGTGGCGAATGAGGCCATCGAGGCACGGCGCGCGCGCGGGCCGCGTGACATTCCCGACCTTCTGGATTTGCTGCTCGAGGGCGTTGATCCGGAAACCAAACGACGCATGAAGACATCCGAACTGCGTGACAATCTGCTGACCTTCATTGTGGCAGGCCACGAGACCACCGCATTGACCCTGTCATGGGCGCTGTATTTATGCGCCTTTGATCCAAAGGTGCAGGCCAAGGCCCGCGCCGAAGCACAGGGGGTTCTGCAAGGCCGTGGGGCCAGTGGTGAAGATGTGGCCAACCTGCCCTATGTGCGCAGTATCATTGACGAGGCGCTGCGCCTGTATCCACCTGCGGGCATTGTCTCGCGCACGGCCCTTGCTGCTGACACGCTTTGTGGGCGCGAGATCAAGCCGGGTGATACGGTGATGATCCCGATCTATGCGCTGCATCGCAACGAATTGTTGTGGGATGATCCTGACGCGTTTAAGCCCGAGCGGTTTGCCGACCGCAAAACCATTGATCGTTATGCCTATCTGCCCTTTGGCGATGGCCCACGCATTTGCATCGGTGCAAGCTTTGCCATCCAAGAGGCAGTGATCATTCTGGCCACCCTGCTCAGCCGATTTGAGTTCACTCCGGTTCAGGGCCGTGAGCCTGAACCTGTGATGATCTTAACTGTGCGCCCCGAAGGCGGTGTTTGGCTCAACGCCAAACCTATCTAG